The nucleotide window CCGCGACCCGCCGGACGAAGGTTCGGGCGCCTTCGGTCATGGGATGCCTCCCGCGGGCCGCGGGGGCCCGCACGACGTCATTCTACGGCGGCGGGGCGGACGCAGGGGCGCGCCGCGGCTCACATCAGCGACTGCGGATCGACGTCCACGACGAGCCAGCGCGGCGCCGCCCCCTCCTCGGCCGCGATCCCCTCGAGCGCCCGGCGGAGCGCGTCGTTCAGCCGCCGCCGCGCCTGGGCGCGCACGACGATCTGCACCCGCCAGAGCCCCTGCAGCCGGGCCAGCGGGGCGGCGGTCGGTCCGAGGACGGCGACGTGCCCGTCCCCCGCCGCGCGCAGCGCCTCGGCGACGCGGCGCGCGTTCTCCTGCGCGCGCCCCTGGTCGGCGTCGCGCACGACGACGTTGGCCAGCGCGGCGAACGGCGGGCAGCGCAGCAGCTCGCGCCCCGCCATCTCCCGCGCCGCGAAGGCGCGGAAGTCCTGCGCCAGCGCGGCGGCGATCGCCGGATGGTCCGGCTGGTAGGCCTGCACGACGACGAGCCCCGGCCGCTCGCCGCGTCCCGCGCGCCCCGCGACCTGCGTCAGCAGCTGGAACGTCCGCTCCGCGGCGCGGAAGTCGGGGAGGCGCAGCGCGGCGTCGGCGTTGAGCGCGCCGACCAGCGTGACGCGCGGGAAGTGATGCCCCTTGGCGATCATCTGCGTGCCGACGAGGACGTCGAGGTCGCCGCGCCCGAAGGCGCCGAGCAGCTCGGCGAGACGCTCCGGCGAGCGGACGGCGTCGCGGTCGAGGCGGCCGACGCGCGCCCCGGGCAGCGCCGCCGCGAGAAGCTGCTCCGCCTGCTGCGTCCCTTCGCCGACCTCCGCGAGATGCGGCGAGGAACAGCTCGGGCAGGCCTCGGGACGCGGCCGCGAATAGCCGCAGTAGTGGCAGCGCAGCCGCTCCCCCACGCGGTGCCAGGTGAGCGGCACGCTGCACGAGGGGCAGCCGACCGCCTCGCCGCAGGCGCGGCAGAAGATCGCCCGCGACCAGCCGCGGCGGTTCAGCAGGACCATCGCCTGCTCGCCGCGTCCGAGCGCCGCCTGCAGCTCGGCCAGCAGCCGGCGCGAGAACGGCGTCGCCTTGCCGCGCTCGCGGAACTCCGCCCGCATGTCCACGAGCTGCGCGCGCGGCAGTTCCCCGCCGGCGACGCGCCGCGGCAGCTCGACCAGCTCCGCCTTCCCCGCGAGCTGCAGCCGCCACGCCTCCATCGACGGCGTCGCCGAGCCGAGGACGACGAGCGCCCCCGCCTCGCGTCCGCGGACCAGCGCGAGATCGCGGGCGTGGTAGCGCGGCGTCTCCTCCTGCTTGTAGCCGCCGTCGTGCTCCTCGACCACGACGACCAGCCCGAGGTCGCGCACCGGCGCGAAGAGCGCGGAGCGGGCGCCGACAACGACCTTCGCCTCGCCGTCCCGCGCGCGGCGCCAGGCGTCGAACCGCTGCCGGTCGTCCACGCCGGAGTGCAGCGTCGCCACCCCCTCGCCGAAGCGGCCGCGAAGCGCCTCGGCGACGCGCGGCGTGAGGCCGATCTCCGGCAGCAGGACCAGCGCCCCGCGCCCGCGCGCCAGCGCGTGCTCGACGAGGCGCAGGTAGACCTCGGTCTTCCCCGAGCCGGTCACGCCGAAAAGCAGGGCGGCGTGAAACGCGTTCGCGTCGATCCGCGGGGCGAGGCGCGCGACGGCCTCCCGCTGCTCGTCGGTGAGGCGCGGCGGCGGCGCGACCGGCAACCCGGTTTCCGGCGCTTCGGCCGGCGGCAGCTCCTCGACCTGCGGCGCGAGCAGTCCGCCGCGCACGAGCGCCGTCGCCGCGGCCGGCCCGACCCCCGCCTCGCGCGCCAGTTCCGACGCGGGGCGCGGCGGCCCGGCCAGCGCGGCCTCGAACAGCTTCAGCCGCGCCGGCGCGCGGCCGAGGCGGGCGCGCGCCGCGTCGGGATCGGCCGCCGCCTCGGGCGAAGGGACGAGCACGATCCGCGTCGCCGGCGCGCCCCGTTCCTCGCCGATCTCCTTGTCGATCGCGACGAAGCCGGAACGGAGGAGTCGGCGCATCTCCGCCTGGCTGCCGGCGTGCGCGGCGAGCGACGCCGTTCCCGCGCGGCCGCGCGGGCGCTCGGCGAGCCAGCGCAGCGCGTCGGGGGCCGTCGGTTCGTCGAGCGCGCGGCGTCCCGCGTCGGTCAGGCGGGCGACGCCCTTCACGACCGGCGAGGCGGCGGCGGGAAGGGCGGCGCGCGCCATCTCCCCCGGCGGGGCGACGTAGTAGTCGGCGGCCCAAAGGACCGTCGCCAGAAGATCGGGAGGCAGGGCCGGAGCGCCCTCCGGATCGAGCGCGCCGACGAGGTCCTTCAGTTCGACGTCGGCGGGAGCTTCGGCGACGCGTCCGACGACGACGCCGACCACGACCCGCTTGCCGAGAGGGACCTTGACCCTCGCCCCCGGGACCGCGGCGGCGGCGAGCGCCGCCGGGACCCGGTAGGTCAGAGGACGGAACAGCGGCGCCGGCACGGCGACTTCGACGAAGCCGCCCTCCGGCGCCGGACGATCAGAGGCCAACGCCGTCGAGCGCGCCGTCGAGCACGGCGGGGTCGGCCGTTTCGGGGAGCGTGACCTTGAGCCGCGGCTCGTCGGCCATCGCCTTCTTGATCGCGTGGACGGCGCCCTCGTTGCGCGCCCAGGCGCGGCGCGCCACGCCGTTGGCGACGTCCCAGCAGAGCATCGTGCGCGCGCGGCGCGAGGCGTCGGCGCCGCCGTCGAGCAGCATCCCGAAGCCGCCGTTCGTCACCTCGCCCCAGCCGACGCCGCCGCCGTTGTGCAGGCTGACCCACGTCGCGCCGCGGAAGGCGTCGCCGCAGAAGTTCTGCACGGCCATGTCGGCGGTGAAGCGCGAGCCGTCGCGGATGTTGGCCGTCTCGCGCCACGGCGAGTCGGTGCCGGAGACGTCGTGGTGGTCGCGGCCGAGGACGACCGGCCCCTTGAGCCGGCCGTCGGCGACGGCCTGGTTGAACGCCTCGGCGATCATCCGCCGGCCGTCGCGGTCGGCGTAGAGGATCCGCGCCTGCGAGCCGACGACCATCTTGTTTTTCCCCGCCTCGCGGATCCAGCGCAGGTTGTCGAGGTTCTGCTGGCGCGTCTCTTCCGGCGCCGCGGCGGCGAGCTTCTCCAGCGTCTCCGCGGCGAGGGCGTCGGTCAGCGCGAGGTCCGCGGGGTCGCCCGAGCAGCAGACCCAGCGGAAGGGGCCGAAGCCGTAGTCGAAGCAGAGCGGCCCCATGATGTCCTCGACGTACGAGGGGTAGCGGAACTCGCCCGGCGCGCGGTCGACGTCCGCGCCGGCGCGGCGCGCCTCGAGCAGGAACGCGTTGCCGTAGTCCCAGAAGTGCATCCCGCCCTTGGCCAACTCGTTGATCGCCGCGACGTGCCGGCGCAGCGAGGCGTGCACCTGCTCCTTGAACCCCTCGTGGTCGTTCTTCATCATCGCCCGCGCCGCCTCGAAGGAGAGGCCGGCCGGGTAGTAGCCGCCGTAGTACGGGTTGTGGAGCGAGGTCTGATCGGAGCCGAGCTCGACGCCGACCCCGTCCTTGGCCATCTTCTCCCACAGATCGACGATGTTGCCGAGGTAGCCGATCGAAACCGCTTCCTTGCCCCGGCGCGCCTTGTCGATCCGCGACAGCAGCCGGTCGAGGTCGGTCTCGTACTCCATCAGCCAGCCCTGCTCGTGGCGCTTCTTGAGCGCGGCCGGGTTGACCTCGGCGATCACGCCGACGGCGCCGGCGATCACGGCCGCCTTGGCCTGCGCGCCGCTCATCCCGCCGAGGCCGGAGGTCACGAAGACCTTTCCCGCCAAGTCGCTGTTCAGGTAGAGCCGGCCGGCGTTGAGCAGCGTGATCGTCGTGCCGTGGACGATCCCCTGCGGCCCGATGTACATGAAGCTGCCGGCGGTCATCTGGCCGTAGCTCGTCACGCCGAGCGCGTTGTACTTCTCGTAGTCGCCGGGGACGGAGTAGTTCGGGATCATCATCCCGTTCGTCACCACGACGCGCGGCGCGTCGGAATGCGACGGGAAGAGCCCCATCGGGTGGCCGGAGTAGAGCGCGAGCGTCTGCTCCTCGGTCATCTCCGAGAGGTACTTCATCGTCAGCAGGTACTGGGCCCAGTTCTGGAAGACCGCGCCGTTGCCGCCGTAGGTCACCAGTTCGACCGGATGCTGCGCGACCGCCGGGTCGAGGTTGTTCTGGATCATCATCATGATCGCCGCGGCCTGGCGGCAGCGCGCCGGGTAGTGGTCGATCGGGCGGGCGTGCATCGCGTAGGCCGGACGGAAGCGGCGCATGTAGATCTTGCCGTCTTCCTTGAGCTCGCGCGCGAACTCCGGGGCGAGGCGGGCGTGCCAGGCCGGCGGGAAGTAGCGCAGCGCGTTGGCCAAGGCGAGGCGGCGCTCGGCCGGCGTCAGTTCCGGACGGCGCTTCGGCGCGTGGTCCACGCCCGGAAGGTCGGGCGGCGGGGCGGGAATCGACGCGGGGATGCCTTGGCGGATTTGGCTCTGGAACGACGGCAGATCGACGCTCATTGCAGGGTCTCCGAAGACGGTGGGAAGACCCCGCGATTATAGCCGCCCGCCCGCGCCGCGGCAGTCCGCGCGACGCCGACGCGACCGCGCCTCACCGCGCGGCGGCGCGCGCCTTCCAGACCGGGGCTTCCCACGAAACGTAGAGAAACACGCCGGCGTCGGGACTGTCCTTCGTCGCGCCGATCGGCAGCGCCGCGCCGAGCACCAGCTGTCCCGACTTGAAGTTGAAGGCGCGCCGCATCCCGGGGCTGACGATCAGCTGGTTCGTCGATTCGGTCACGCCCGGCGCGATCGGCGTGCGGACGCGGATCCCGACCACTTCGAGCATCAGGTTGAAGGACGGCGTCGTGTGCCAGATCAGGCTCGCCCCGGCGGAGACGTTCGACGATTCGGAGCGGAACGGACGCCCCGCGTCGTCCACGAAACGGGCGCGCGGAATCCACGTTCCGCCGACGTTGAGATGCGCCGCGAAGTCCGCCGACAGGCGGCGGCTCCACGGCAGGTTGACCTGCGCCCCCCACGCGCCGTTTCCCGTCCCCCCGCGCCAGTCGCCGGTCGGGAGCACGGCGGAGAGACGGGGCGCGAACCACCAGCCCCGCTCGCTTCCGCCGAGCAACTGCCGCCGGTAGTTGAGCAGCACGTCGCCGACGCCGTCGGCGCCGCCGTCGTCCGGCTTGGTCGAGAACGGCACGGTCGCGCTGAGCTGGTTCCGCTCGTCGGGAACGGGCCACTCGCTCGTGAACGTGTTCTGCCAGTTCCGGCTCCCGCGGACGTACTGGAAGCCGAAGATCCACTGTACGACCCCCGGCTCCTGGTTGTACGCCTCTTCGATCAGGAACGAGTTGTCCTGGATCGCCTCCGGCCAGGCCGGCGGCGCGGG belongs to bacterium and includes:
- the priA gene encoding primosomal protein N' — translated: MASDRPAPEGGFVEVAVPAPLFRPLTYRVPAALAAAAVPGARVKVPLGKRVVVGVVVGRVAEAPADVELKDLVGALDPEGAPALPPDLLATVLWAADYYVAPPGEMARAALPAAASPVVKGVARLTDAGRRALDEPTAPDALRWLAERPRGRAGTASLAAHAGSQAEMRRLLRSGFVAIDKEIGEERGAPATRIVLVPSPEAAADPDAARARLGRAPARLKLFEAALAGPPRPASELAREAGVGPAAATALVRGGLLAPQVEELPPAEAPETGLPVAPPPRLTDEQREAVARLAPRIDANAFHAALLFGVTGSGKTEVYLRLVEHALARGRGALVLLPEIGLTPRVAEALRGRFGEGVATLHSGVDDRQRFDAWRRARDGEAKVVVGARSALFAPVRDLGLVVVVEEHDGGYKQEETPRYHARDLALVRGREAGALVVLGSATPSMEAWRLQLAGKAELVELPRRVAGGELPRAQLVDMRAEFRERGKATPFSRRLLAELQAALGRGEQAMVLLNRRGWSRAIFCRACGEAVGCPSCSVPLTWHRVGERLRCHYCGYSRPRPEACPSCSSPHLAEVGEGTQQAEQLLAAALPGARVGRLDRDAVRSPERLAELLGAFGRGDLDVLVGTQMIAKGHHFPRVTLVGALNADAALRLPDFRAAERTFQLLTQVAGRAGRGERPGLVVVQAYQPDHPAIAAALAQDFRAFAAREMAGRELLRCPPFAALANVVVRDADQGRAQENARRVAEALRAAGDGHVAVLGPTAAPLARLQGLWRVQIVVRAQARRRLNDALRRALEGIAAEEGAAPRWLVVDVDPQSLM
- a CDS encoding urocanate hydratase → MSVDLPSFQSQIRQGIPASIPAPPPDLPGVDHAPKRRPELTPAERRLALANALRYFPPAWHARLAPEFARELKEDGKIYMRRFRPAYAMHARPIDHYPARCRQAAAIMMMIQNNLDPAVAQHPVELVTYGGNGAVFQNWAQYLLTMKYLSEMTEEQTLALYSGHPMGLFPSHSDAPRVVVTNGMMIPNYSVPGDYEKYNALGVTSYGQMTAGSFMYIGPQGIVHGTTITLLNAGRLYLNSDLAGKVFVTSGLGGMSGAQAKAAVIAGAVGVIAEVNPAALKKRHEQGWLMEYETDLDRLLSRIDKARRGKEAVSIGYLGNIVDLWEKMAKDGVGVELGSDQTSLHNPYYGGYYPAGLSFEAARAMMKNDHEGFKEQVHASLRRHVAAINELAKGGMHFWDYGNAFLLEARRAGADVDRAPGEFRYPSYVEDIMGPLCFDYGFGPFRWVCCSGDPADLALTDALAAETLEKLAAAAPEETRQQNLDNLRWIREAGKNKMVVGSQARILYADRDGRRMIAEAFNQAVADGRLKGPVVLGRDHHDVSGTDSPWRETANIRDGSRFTADMAVQNFCGDAFRGATWVSLHNGGGVGWGEVTNGGFGMLLDGGADASRRARTMLCWDVANGVARRAWARNEGAVHAIKKAMADEPRLKVTLPETADPAVLDGALDGVGL
- a CDS encoding transporter, yielding MSLRTVAAACFAAIALGGAASAAEPAPAPPAWPEAIQDNSFLIEEAYNQEPGVVQWIFGFQYVRGSRNWQNTFTSEWPVPDERNQLSATVPFSTKPDDGGADGVGDVLLNYRRQLLGGSERGWWFAPRLSAVLPTGDWRGGTGNGAWGAQVNLPWSRRLSADFAAHLNVGGTWIPRARFVDDAGRPFRSESSNVSAGASLIWHTTPSFNLMLEVVGIRVRTPIAPGVTESTNQLIVSPGMRRAFNFKSGQLVLGAALPIGATKDSPDAGVFLYVSWEAPVWKARAAAR